In the Pseudomonas orientalis genome, one interval contains:
- a CDS encoding pirin family protein: MLELRPFNTLGGAHHGWLDAHHHFSFAEYHDSERMHWGNLRVWNDDIIAPGTGFPQHSHRDMEIITYVREGAISHADNLGNKGRTEAGDVQVMSAGTGIAHSEYNLEATPTKIFQIWIIPNQAGLPPSWGAKPFPQGSREGFVTLASGKAGDTESLRIRADARLVAANLKAGETAEYRLDSGRRAYLVPATGAIEVNGLRAQARDGVAVADEQVLRVTAVEDSEVVLVDLA, translated from the coding sequence ATGCTTGAACTTCGACCCTTCAACACCCTGGGCGGCGCCCATCACGGCTGGCTTGACGCCCATCATCATTTTTCATTTGCCGAATACCATGACTCCGAGCGCATGCACTGGGGCAACCTGCGCGTCTGGAACGACGACATCATCGCGCCGGGCACCGGTTTCCCGCAGCACTCGCACCGCGACATGGAGATCATCACGTATGTGCGAGAAGGCGCCATCAGTCATGCCGATAACCTGGGCAACAAGGGCCGCACCGAGGCTGGCGACGTGCAGGTGATGAGCGCCGGCACCGGGATCGCCCACAGCGAGTACAACCTGGAAGCCACGCCGACCAAGATCTTCCAGATCTGGATTATCCCGAATCAGGCCGGGTTGCCGCCGTCCTGGGGCGCCAAGCCGTTTCCACAAGGTAGTCGCGAAGGTTTCGTGACCCTGGCCAGCGGCAAGGCCGGCGACACTGAAAGCCTGCGCATTCGCGCCGATGCGCGCTTGGTGGCGGCTAATCTGAAGGCCGGCGAAACGGCCGAATACCGGCTGGACAGCGGGCGACGTGCGTACCTGGTGCCGGCAACGGGCGCGATTGAAGTCAATGGCTTGCGTGCGCAAGCTCGAGACGGCGTGGCAGTTGCCGATGAGCAAGTGTTGCGAGTGACGGCGGTTGAAGACAGTGAAGTCGTACTGGTCGACCTGGCCTGA
- a CDS encoding DUF1652 domain-containing protein has translation MKKVGNMNKVTFPNACQLMRWHFHPMGFEGSMDAPGSMVARLFDRASGETLIAIAGIPCATVMNAADVERIIEAVEAELDSFVPPLLLRA, from the coding sequence ATGAAAAAGGTGGGCAACATGAACAAAGTGACATTCCCCAACGCGTGCCAGCTGATGCGCTGGCATTTTCATCCGATGGGCTTCGAGGGGAGTATGGACGCCCCCGGGAGTATGGTGGCCCGCCTGTTTGATCGGGCCAGCGGCGAGACATTGATCGCTATCGCCGGCATTCCCTGCGCCACCGTGATGAATGCTGCCGATGTGGAGCGCATCATTGAGGCGGTGGAGGCAGAGCTTGATAGTTTTGTGCCGCCGTTGTTGTTGCGGGCCTGA
- a CDS encoding PLP-dependent aminotransferase family protein, whose protein sequence is MKLRGERQADFAYQAVYRYMINLIHEVSLETPVKLPSLRQLSTRLKVSISTIQYAYSILEKEGRIYSVAKSGYFAWPVAANAQMPTSADLLERLYAAARRPAMVVLSGDEPALLGSLDGALLTLERQLIRRYPHHLQTRSQPCGVWELRAALAARYTASPTHCWQADEVYVGADLRGVLEILIDALGLKGTAVVVESPCDYLVLRLLQGAGVQVIEIPWGADGRFDLTTFEHLLRHEPVHLVLLSSGVSMPSGNVMSLQERLQVAHLLDRSGCWLLENDTFGELSFLPSPTALRHLVNPERLVVFSSLEKILGPEAPFGFVLSRQLSCELQRQFLLRAFRLSSIRQRAIARLYDSGRFDEHLQALRQRLHEQAQAMSHRLDTRLEGRVSYRMPVAGASFWLQSTARVDMHQVFQRMLTQQVVIAPGELFSLSGLHHQHMRLSHAFSGHPNLDIALDTLAGALQQTQV, encoded by the coding sequence ATGAAGCTGCGAGGCGAGCGGCAAGCGGATTTTGCCTATCAGGCGGTCTATCGCTACATGATCAACCTGATCCATGAAGTGAGCCTTGAAACGCCGGTAAAGCTGCCTTCCCTGCGGCAACTGTCGACCCGTTTGAAGGTGTCAATCTCAACGATTCAATATGCTTACTCGATATTGGAGAAGGAGGGGCGGATCTACTCCGTGGCCAAGTCCGGTTACTTCGCCTGGCCGGTGGCTGCCAACGCCCAGATGCCGACCAGTGCGGACTTGCTCGAGCGCTTGTACGCCGCGGCGCGGCGACCGGCCATGGTGGTGCTCAGTGGCGATGAACCGGCGCTGCTCGGTTCGCTGGACGGGGCATTGCTGACGCTGGAGCGCCAATTGATCCGCCGCTATCCGCACCATCTGCAAACCCGCTCGCAGCCCTGCGGGGTCTGGGAGCTGCGTGCGGCGCTGGCGGCACGCTATACCGCGTCGCCCACGCACTGCTGGCAGGCCGATGAGGTGTATGTCGGGGCCGACCTGCGCGGTGTTCTGGAGATTCTGATTGATGCCCTGGGCCTCAAGGGCACCGCAGTGGTGGTCGAGTCACCCTGCGATTACCTGGTTCTGCGCCTGTTACAGGGCGCCGGCGTGCAGGTTATCGAAATACCCTGGGGCGCCGATGGCCGTTTCGATCTGACCACCTTTGAACACCTGCTGCGCCACGAGCCGGTGCATCTGGTGCTGCTGTCGTCGGGGGTGAGCATGCCTTCAGGCAACGTGATGTCGCTACAGGAGCGTTTGCAGGTGGCGCACCTGCTGGATCGATCCGGGTGCTGGCTGCTGGAGAATGACACCTTTGGCGAACTGAGCTTCCTGCCGTCCCCAACCGCTTTGCGACACCTGGTCAACCCCGAGCGACTGGTGGTGTTTTCGTCACTCGAAAAGATCCTCGGTCCGGAAGCACCCTTTGGCTTTGTGCTGTCGCGGCAATTGAGCTGCGAATTGCAGCGCCAGTTTCTGTTGCGCGCCTTCCGCTTGTCGTCGATCCGTCAGCGGGCCATTGCACGCCTGTACGACAGCGGGCGATTTGACGAGCATTTGCAGGCATTACGCCAACGGCTGCACGAACAAGCCCAGGCCATGAGCCATCGTCTGGATACGCGTCTGGAGGGGCGGGTGAGTTACCGAATGCCCGTCGCCGGCGCCAGTTTCTGGTTGCAGTCGACGGCGAGGGTGGATATGCATCAGGTGTTCCAGCGCATGCTGACGCAGCAGGTGGTGATCGCCCCCGGCGAGCTGTTCAGCCTCAGCGGCCTGCACCACCAGCACATGCGCCTGAGTCATGCGTTCAGCGGTCATCCGAATCTGGATATTGCCTTGGATACATTGGCCGGGGCGCTGCAGCAGACACAGGTTTGA
- the pgm gene encoding phosphoglucomutase (alpha-D-glucose-1,6-bisphosphate-dependent), producing MTISPFAGKPAPAQLLVDIPRLVTAYYTGQPDAAISTQRVAFGTSGHRGNSFELSFNEWHVLAISQAICLYREAQGIDGPLFVGLDTHALSTPAGASALEVLAANGVHVMLAEGDEYTPTPAISHAIICYNRGRTRGLADGIVITPSHNPPQSGGYKYNPPNGGPADTHVTKWIEAKANELLANKLAGVKRITHAQALKADTTHRHDYLNSYVADLVNVIDMDAIRSADLRLGVDPLGGAGVRYWSAIAEHYRLNLEVVNTEVDATFRFMSVDWDGQIRMDPSSSYAMQGLIGLKERFDVAFACDPDHDRHGIVTPSGELLAPNNYLAVSIDYLFQNRPEWRADAAVGKTVVSSGLIDRVAARIGRRLYEVPVGFKWFADGLFAGSLGFGGEESAGASFLRKDGTVWSTDKDGLIPALLAAEMTSRKGQDPSQLYRGLTDALGEPFAIRVDAKATPAQKALLGKLAPEQVTSTQLAGESIQQVLSHAPGNNQAIGGLKVMTENGWFAARPSGTEDIYKIYAESFIGEDHLKQLVQEAQVLVDGAISE from the coding sequence ATGACTATCAGTCCTTTTGCGGGCAAGCCGGCACCAGCCCAGTTGCTGGTGGATATCCCGCGACTGGTCACGGCCTATTACACCGGCCAGCCTGATGCAGCGATCTCCACCCAGCGCGTGGCGTTTGGTACCTCCGGGCACCGTGGCAATTCGTTCGAGCTGAGCTTCAACGAATGGCATGTGCTCGCGATCAGCCAGGCTATCTGCCTGTACCGCGAGGCCCAGGGCATTGACGGCCCGCTGTTCGTCGGCCTTGATACCCACGCACTGTCGACGCCGGCCGGCGCCAGTGCGTTGGAAGTACTCGCTGCCAACGGCGTGCACGTCATGCTTGCCGAAGGCGACGAATACACGCCGACGCCGGCGATTTCCCACGCCATCATCTGCTACAACCGTGGCCGCACCCGCGGCCTGGCCGACGGTATCGTGATCACGCCGTCCCACAACCCGCCGCAAAGTGGCGGCTACAAGTACAACCCGCCTAACGGTGGCCCGGCCGATACCCATGTCACCAAGTGGATCGAAGCCAAGGCCAACGAACTGCTGGCCAACAAGCTCGCCGGGGTCAAGCGCATCACTCACGCCCAGGCGCTCAAGGCCGATACCACCCACCGCCATGATTACCTCAACAGCTACGTGGCCGACCTGGTCAATGTGATCGACATGGATGCCATCCGCAGCGCCGATTTGCGCCTGGGCGTCGATCCGCTGGGTGGAGCAGGGGTGCGCTACTGGTCGGCGATTGCCGAACACTACCGGCTGAACCTGGAAGTGGTGAACACCGAAGTCGACGCAACCTTCCGCTTCATGAGCGTCGACTGGGACGGCCAGATCCGCATGGACCCGTCGTCGAGCTACGCCATGCAAGGCCTGATCGGCCTCAAGGAGCGCTTCGATGTGGCGTTTGCCTGCGACCCTGACCACGACCGTCATGGCATCGTCACCCCGTCCGGCGAGCTGTTGGCACCGAACAACTACCTGGCGGTGTCCATCGATTACCTGTTCCAGAATCGCCCCGAGTGGCGCGCCGATGCGGCCGTGGGCAAAACCGTGGTCAGCAGCGGCCTGATCGATCGTGTGGCCGCGCGTATCGGTCGTCGTTTGTACGAAGTGCCGGTGGGCTTCAAGTGGTTTGCCGACGGCTTGTTTGCAGGTTCGCTGGGCTTTGGTGGCGAAGAAAGCGCAGGCGCCTCGTTCCTGCGCAAGGACGGCACCGTCTGGAGTACCGACAAGGACGGCCTGATCCCGGCCCTGCTCGCCGCCGAAATGACCTCGCGCAAGGGCCAGGACCCCAGTCAACTCTATCGCGGCCTGACCGACGCCCTCGGCGAGCCGTTCGCCATCCGCGTCGATGCCAAGGCCACGCCGGCGCAAAAAGCCCTGTTGGGTAAACTGGCGCCGGAGCAGGTCACGTCCACGCAACTGGCCGGGGAAAGCATCCAGCAGGTCCTCAGCCATGCGCCCGGCAACAACCAGGCCATCGGCGGCTTGAAAGTCATGACCGAAAACGGCTGGTTCGCCGCACGTCCATCGGGCACCGAGGATATCTACAAGATCTACGCCGAGAGCTTCATCGGCGAAGATCACCTCAAGCAGCTGGTGCAAGAAGCCCAGGTGCTGGTAGACGGCGCGATCTCCGAGTAA
- a CDS encoding IS110 family transposase, with translation MFSYSAGIDVSKDSLEARIHLLEAGVSCSNTERDLPALIGWLMLYQVSRVLVEATGGYERKIVKAAQAAGLEVMCVNPRRAKEFSRAMGQKAKTDPIDAKSLAHYAAVLDSPSARIKSPEHDKLRALVQQREHFVQQRDDDRRRLKTASCDAVKPALQSHIDYLNTAVEAIDRLIRQSANELDSEKVARLCSVKGIGLVTATSLMAYLPELGEIGGRPIAALAGLAPYNNDSGRHKGARHISGGRFSARRSLYMACWVVIRDQPEFGTRYKALRDKGKCAKVALIACMRVLLVRLNAMLRDRTEWKERTA, from the coding sequence ATGTTTTCCTACTCTGCAGGCATTGATGTTTCCAAAGACAGTCTTGAGGCTCGGATTCATTTACTTGAAGCTGGGGTAAGCTGTTCCAACACTGAAAGAGACTTACCAGCGTTGATCGGGTGGCTAATGCTTTACCAGGTTAGTCGCGTGTTGGTGGAAGCCACGGGCGGTTACGAGCGCAAAATCGTCAAAGCGGCTCAGGCTGCCGGCCTTGAGGTTATGTGCGTTAACCCCCGTCGTGCCAAAGAGTTTTCCAGAGCGATGGGCCAGAAAGCCAAAACCGACCCGATAGACGCAAAGTCTCTGGCGCACTATGCAGCCGTTCTAGACTCGCCAAGTGCCCGAATCAAAAGCCCGGAACACGACAAGCTGCGCGCGCTGGTCCAGCAGCGGGAACATTTTGTTCAGCAAAGAGATGACGACAGACGACGCCTGAAAACGGCTTCCTGCGATGCGGTAAAGCCTGCATTGCAGAGCCATATCGACTATTTGAACACGGCAGTGGAGGCGATAGATCGACTGATTCGTCAAAGTGCGAACGAGCTAGATAGCGAAAAGGTGGCTCGACTGTGTTCAGTCAAAGGAATTGGTCTGGTTACTGCCACCAGTCTTATGGCTTACCTGCCTGAGCTGGGGGAGATTGGAGGGCGCCCTATCGCGGCATTAGCGGGCCTCGCTCCGTACAACAACGACAGCGGAAGGCATAAAGGTGCACGCCACATTAGTGGCGGAAGGTTTTCAGCTCGTCGCTCACTTTACATGGCCTGTTGGGTGGTCATCCGGGACCAGCCAGAATTCGGGACTCGATATAAGGCGCTACGTGATAAAGGGAAATGCGCCAAAGTCGCGTTGATCGCCTGTATGCGCGTTTTGTTGGTACGCCTGAACGCGATGCTGCGCGACCGTACTGAATGGAAAGAGCGTACCGCTTAG
- a CDS encoding zinc-dependent alcohol dehydrogenase family protein codes for MSRTIRFHKFGPAEVLKCEEHAAAQPAPGEVQVRVDAIGISWYDILWRQNLASSHARLPSGLGHEMAGVVVALGDGVDDLAVGDKVASFPAESPNDYPVYGEQIVLPRSALTRYPDVLSPIEASVHYTPLLIAYFAYMDLARVKPGQFALVTDASHCSGPSFVQLGKALGVRVIAATKDSAEREYLLSLGAEKVIVTEEQDLLMQINKITGDRGVDVVFDGLGGPQMSLLGDVLAPRGSLVLYGLQGGNQTPFPACAAFQKNIQFFVHCIGNFTGKPELGIIQDQVALQRALRDINQLTADRVLVPLKTTVFPFSQFVEAHRYMDECPCRERVALQVEAV; via the coding sequence ATGTCCCGCACGATTCGTTTTCACAAGTTTGGTCCGGCCGAGGTGCTCAAATGCGAAGAGCATGCAGCCGCGCAGCCCGCACCGGGCGAAGTGCAGGTGCGTGTCGACGCGATTGGTATCAGCTGGTACGACATTCTGTGGCGCCAGAACCTGGCGTCGTCCCATGCACGTCTGCCGTCTGGCCTTGGTCATGAAATGGCGGGTGTGGTGGTCGCCTTGGGCGACGGCGTGGACGACTTGGCGGTGGGCGACAAGGTCGCCAGTTTTCCAGCCGAAAGCCCCAACGATTACCCGGTGTATGGCGAGCAGATCGTGCTGCCGCGTTCGGCTTTGACCCGTTATCCGGATGTCTTGAGCCCCATCGAGGCCAGCGTGCACTACACGCCGCTGCTGATTGCCTATTTTGCCTACATGGATCTGGCGCGGGTCAAACCCGGGCAGTTCGCCCTGGTGACCGATGCCAGCCACTGCTCCGGGCCTTCGTTTGTGCAGTTGGGCAAAGCCCTGGGTGTACGAGTGATTGCCGCGACCAAGGACAGCGCCGAGCGCGAGTATCTGCTGTCCCTTGGTGCGGAAAAAGTGATCGTCACCGAAGAGCAGGACCTGCTCATGCAGATCAACAAAATCACCGGTGATCGTGGCGTCGATGTGGTGTTCGACGGCCTCGGCGGGCCACAGATGTCGCTGCTCGGTGATGTGCTGGCGCCACGTGGCAGTCTTGTGTTGTACGGTCTGCAGGGTGGTAACCAGACACCATTCCCCGCGTGTGCGGCGTTCCAGAAGAATATTCAGTTCTTCGTGCATTGCATCGGCAACTTCACCGGTAAGCCGGAACTGGGCATCATTCAGGACCAGGTAGCACTGCAACGTGCCTTGCGTGATATCAACCAGTTGACTGCCGACCGGGTACTGGTGCCGCTGAAAACCACGGTGTTTCCGTTCAGCCAGTTTGTCGAAGCCCATCGCTACATGGATGAATGCCCATGCCGCGAACGGGTCGCGTTGCAGGTCGAAGCTGTTTGA
- a CDS encoding IS110 family transposase, giving the protein MDHNSAFVGIDVSKNKLDSFVSTTGQVEQFFNTQEDIHRLAKHLKAQDPVLVVLEATGGYERLAAAELCAAGLPVVVVNPRQVRDFAKATGRLAKTDALDAQVIAEFAQAVKPEIREIPDEHARELADLLTRRRQLIDMIVAEESRLKQAVFKALRRDIKAHIIWLQKRLKSTDDDLHEAIKASPVWKANYDLLREVAGVGNVLALSLLAMVPELGKVNRKQVAALVGVAPFNCDSGQYKGRRRIWGGRAEVRSVLYMAVLSSKRHNPVIERFYNHLLATGKTKKVALVACMRKLLTILNAMVRDQKHFAEMA; this is encoded by the coding sequence ATGGATCATAACTCTGCGTTCGTCGGAATTGATGTTTCCAAAAACAAGCTCGACTCATTTGTCAGCACGACTGGCCAAGTCGAACAGTTTTTCAATACTCAAGAAGATATCCATCGTTTAGCTAAACATCTCAAGGCTCAGGACCCGGTTTTGGTGGTGTTGGAGGCGACTGGGGGATATGAGCGGCTTGCGGCTGCGGAGCTTTGCGCTGCAGGACTACCAGTCGTTGTCGTCAACCCTCGTCAGGTGCGTGATTTCGCCAAAGCTACCGGTCGGTTGGCTAAAACCGATGCTTTGGATGCCCAGGTGATTGCGGAGTTTGCTCAGGCGGTCAAACCCGAGATTCGAGAGATACCAGATGAACACGCTCGTGAGCTGGCAGACCTACTCACTCGACGCCGCCAACTCATCGACATGATCGTGGCGGAGGAGTCTCGGCTAAAGCAGGCGGTATTCAAGGCACTTCGAAGAGACATCAAGGCACATATCATCTGGCTTCAAAAGCGCCTTAAAAGCACAGACGATGACTTGCACGAGGCCATCAAGGCTTCCCCGGTCTGGAAGGCCAATTATGATTTGCTGCGCGAAGTCGCAGGTGTTGGCAACGTGCTCGCACTATCGCTGCTGGCGATGGTTCCGGAGCTTGGCAAGGTTAATCGTAAACAAGTGGCTGCATTGGTTGGTGTGGCTCCTTTTAACTGCGATAGCGGCCAGTACAAAGGCCGTAGAAGGATATGGGGTGGTCGAGCTGAGGTGAGAAGTGTGCTTTACATGGCTGTCTTGTCCTCGAAGCGCCACAACCCGGTGATCGAGAGGTTCTACAACCATCTGCTTGCTACAGGGAAGACGAAGAAAGTGGCGCTGGTTGCGTGTATGAGAAAGCTACTGACGATCCTGAATGCCATGGTCCGCGATCAAAAACATTTCGCAGAAATGGCTTGA
- a CDS encoding serralysin family metalloprotease, giving the protein MSKVKDKAIVSAAQASTAYSQIDSFSHLYDRGGNLTVNGKPSYSVDQAATQLLRDGAAYRDFDGNGKIDLTYTFLTSATQSTMNKHGISGFSQFNAQQKAQAAMAMQSWSDVANVTFTEKASGGDGHMTFGNYSGGQDGAAAFAYLPGTGAGYDGTSWYLTNNSYTPNKTPDLNNYGRQTLTHEIGHTLGLAHPGDYNAGNGNPTYNDATYGQDTRGYSLMSYWSESNTNQNFSKGGVEAYASGPLIDDIAAIQKLYGANLNTRAGDTTYGFNSNTGRDFLSATSNADKLVFSVWDGGGNDTLDFSGFTQNQKINLNATSFSDVGGLVGNVSIAKGVTVENAFGGAGNDLIIGNQAANLIKGGAGNDLIYGGGGADQLWGGAGSDTFVYGASSDSKPGAADKIFDFTSGSDKIDLSGITKGAGVTFVNAFTGHAGDAVLSYASGTNLGTLAVDFSGHGVADFLVTTVGQAAASDIVA; this is encoded by the coding sequence ATGTCAAAAGTAAAAGACAAGGCTATTGTATCTGCCGCGCAAGCCAGCACTGCTTACTCGCAAATCGATAGCTTCAGCCATTTGTATGACCGTGGCGGCAACCTCACGGTCAATGGCAAACCGTCCTACAGCGTGGACCAGGCAGCCACCCAGCTGCTGCGGGATGGTGCCGCCTACCGGGACTTTGATGGCAACGGCAAGATCGATCTGACCTACACCTTCCTCACCTCGGCTACCCAGAGCACCATGAACAAACATGGCATCTCCGGCTTCAGCCAATTCAACGCCCAGCAGAAAGCACAGGCCGCAATGGCCATGCAATCCTGGTCGGATGTGGCCAATGTAACCTTTACCGAAAAGGCTTCCGGCGGCGACGGGCACATGACCTTCGGCAACTATAGCGGTGGCCAGGACGGCGCGGCGGCGTTCGCTTACCTGCCCGGCACCGGTGCAGGCTACGACGGCACCTCGTGGTACCTGACCAACAACAGCTACACGCCGAACAAGACGCCGGACCTGAACAACTATGGCCGGCAGACCCTGACCCACGAAATCGGTCACACCCTCGGCCTGGCTCACCCTGGCGACTACAACGCCGGGAATGGCAACCCCACCTACAACGACGCGACCTATGGACAGGACACGCGCGGCTATAGCCTCATGAGTTACTGGAGCGAGAGCAACACCAACCAGAACTTCAGCAAAGGCGGGGTCGAGGCTTATGCTTCCGGTCCGCTGATCGACGACATTGCCGCGATCCAGAAGCTCTACGGTGCCAACCTCAACACCCGCGCCGGTGACACCACCTACGGTTTCAACTCCAACACCGGGCGTGATTTCCTCAGCGCCACCTCCAATGCCGACAAACTGGTGTTCTCGGTATGGGACGGTGGCGGCAACGACACCCTGGACTTCTCCGGGTTTACCCAGAACCAGAAGATAAACCTCAATGCCACCTCGTTCTCCGACGTTGGCGGCCTTGTGGGCAATGTGTCGATTGCCAAGGGCGTGACGGTCGAGAACGCCTTCGGCGGCGCGGGCAACGATCTGATCATTGGTAACCAGGCGGCCAACCTCATCAAGGGCGGGGCCGGCAACGACCTCATCTACGGCGGTGGCGGTGCGGACCAACTGTGGGGCGGCGCCGGCAGCGACACATTCGTGTACGGTGCCAGTTCCGACTCCAAGCCAGGGGCTGCGGACAAGATCTTTGACTTCACCTCAGGTTCAGACAAGATCGACCTGTCCGGTATCACCAAGGGTGCGGGCGTGACCTTCGTCAATGCCTTCACCGGGCATGCCGGCGACGCGGTTCTGTCCTACGCCTCAGGTACCAACCTGGGTACGTTGGCAGTGGACTTCTCCGGGCACGGCGTGGCGGATTTCCTCGTCACCACCGTTGGCCAGGCGGCTGCCAGCGACATCGTGGCGTGA
- a CDS encoding UvrD-helicase domain-containing protein, producing MPPPQPDLPPELRPLAEMPLLKRLAARLFGHGLTRLRAQHRFSWLHGQADGFRSGHEAGVEYGYREGKADGLEEGRQVLLIRDFRSDEPRAPGIDDNLFDDWRLPLTADIKKRIKADVARLLPAHAQPSAAQWKMIFSETPSTSVIAGAGAGKSTSLVLRILLLTHYLGFELSSMTVVTFTRESRKDFIQKLMQILSLWGQPLGQKEAQAVVRTFHSRILPMVRSLPGFERLQAFENLSAGFEDADSNPFDLRINDAQRQQMNACYHRLHGSHARFRELIAPLARHGLQLKELERDHPDVQKRMAVTQLAAKRDEELCDAIEDLWFRAGAWPIKGIEPSRQAFDINGAQFHCHGYIPELDAWVVLGFDSRENPQISRPNSKLSVRAEWAVKRTLFQAFCRKPLIWLDSYESSRKLLSSLADDAAAGPGFDYKVKGELASAPLLDSFVMAAGFIENLGLDVPSAVGRMSFPKDDPDRLFFEALGIFWKALEDHLLDQSPPIMTYNRMFSLFGENTPENLKLLGDSLLRPMSHLMIDEFQDVSPQIVSWIRASLREIRSRGPAMHVGRGAQRSSLLCVGDDWQSIYGWRGSSPKYFMEFNKEFVSPSTTRVMLAENYRSHQHIIDAAEHIVRSAPAIPGKKAKASGDPKPLVPVVVQERDDAALARQLLERYQQGDTILMLYRKSSDKLLIEEHIQSVVNLDSSLSPQARRLKQLTYHSAKGLQADTVFLLGDCQHLTSSPYKNQVYRMAGLGKDGDSEAYDNAQKDEVLRLAYVGITRAVSRCYWYVEKPEGQAVNVPRASERVDGKKAFFDDQRG from the coding sequence GTGCCGCCCCCACAGCCTGATCTGCCCCCTGAATTGCGCCCGCTGGCGGAAATGCCGCTGTTGAAGCGGCTTGCCGCGCGTCTGTTCGGCCATGGCCTCACGCGTTTGCGCGCTCAACACCGTTTCTCCTGGTTACATGGTCAAGCCGACGGTTTCCGCAGTGGGCATGAAGCCGGTGTGGAGTATGGCTATCGCGAGGGCAAGGCGGACGGCTTGGAAGAGGGCCGGCAAGTCCTGCTGATTCGCGATTTCCGGTCCGATGAACCGCGCGCTCCGGGTATTGACGACAACCTGTTCGATGACTGGCGATTGCCTCTGACCGCGGACATAAAAAAGCGTATCAAGGCCGACGTGGCGCGCTTGCTGCCGGCTCACGCCCAACCGAGCGCCGCGCAGTGGAAGATGATCTTCAGCGAAACGCCCTCGACATCAGTGATTGCAGGAGCCGGCGCTGGCAAGTCGACCTCCCTGGTGCTGCGCATCCTGCTGCTCACCCATTACCTGGGCTTCGAGCTGAGTTCGATGACCGTGGTGACGTTCACCCGCGAATCGCGCAAGGACTTTATCCAAAAGCTCATGCAGATTCTCAGCCTGTGGGGCCAACCCCTTGGCCAGAAAGAAGCCCAGGCGGTGGTGCGCACCTTTCACTCACGCATCCTGCCGATGGTGCGCAGCCTGCCGGGATTTGAGCGACTGCAGGCGTTCGAGAACCTCAGCGCCGGGTTCGAGGACGCCGACAGCAACCCGTTCGACCTGCGCATCAACGACGCCCAGCGCCAACAGATGAACGCCTGCTACCACCGCTTGCACGGCAGCCACGCGCGTTTTCGTGAGTTGATTGCGCCGTTGGCACGCCATGGGCTGCAGCTCAAGGAATTGGAGCGTGATCATCCGGATGTGCAGAAGCGTATGGCGGTGACGCAATTGGCGGCCAAGCGCGATGAAGAGCTCTGCGACGCCATCGAGGACCTGTGGTTTCGCGCAGGTGCCTGGCCGATCAAGGGCATCGAGCCGAGCCGGCAGGCGTTCGACATCAATGGGGCGCAATTCCACTGTCATGGTTATATCCCTGAGCTGGACGCCTGGGTGGTGCTGGGCTTTGATTCGCGGGAAAACCCCCAGATCAGCCGGCCCAATTCAAAGCTGTCAGTGCGCGCGGAGTGGGCGGTAAAGCGCACGCTGTTTCAAGCTTTCTGTCGTAAGCCTTTGATATGGTTGGACAGTTATGAGTCTTCAAGGAAGTTATTAAGTAGCCTCGCGGACGATGCCGCCGCCGGGCCGGGGTTTGATTACAAGGTCAAGGGTGAGCTTGCTTCAGCGCCGCTGTTGGACAGCTTTGTGATGGCCGCTGGCTTTATCGAGAACCTCGGGTTGGATGTGCCCAGCGCCGTGGGCCGCATGAGCTTTCCCAAAGACGACCCGGACCGCTTGTTCTTCGAGGCCCTGGGCATTTTCTGGAAGGCCCTGGAAGATCACTTGCTTGATCAATCGCCGCCGATCATGACTTATAACCGCATGTTCTCGCTGTTCGGCGAAAACACCCCGGAGAACCTCAAGCTGCTCGGCGATTCACTGCTGCGGCCGATGTCGCACCTGATGATCGACGAGTTCCAGGACGTCTCCCCGCAGATTGTCTCGTGGATCCGCGCCAGCCTGCGCGAAATCCGCAGCCGTGGTCCGGCCATGCATGTGGGGCGTGGGGCGCAGCGCTCATCGTTGCTGTGCGTAGGGGATGACTGGCAGTCGATCTACGGCTGGCGCGGCAGTTCGCCCAAGTACTTCATGGAGTTCAACAAGGAATTTGTATCGCCGAGCACCACGCGGGTAATGCTGGCTGAAAACTACCGCAGTCATCAACACATCATCGATGCTGCCGAGCACATCGTACGCAGTGCGCCGGCCATTCCCGGCAAAAAGGCCAAGGCCAGTGGCGATCCCAAGCCATTGGTGCCCGTGGTAGTGCAGGAGCGCGACGACGCGGCATTGGCGCGGCAGTTGCTTGAGCGCTATCAGCAGGGCGATACGATCTTGATGCTGTATCGAAAAAGCAGCGATAAGCTGTTGATAGAAGAGCATATTCAGTCTGTAGTTAATCTGGATTCGAGCTTGTCGCCCCAGGCGCGCAGGCTCAAGCAGCTGACCTATCACAGCGCCAAGGGCCTGCAGGCGGACACGGTATTTCTGCTGGGTGACTGCCAGCACCTCACCAGTTCGCCTTACAAGAACCAGGTCTACCGCATGGCGGGGCTGGGCAAGGACGGCGACAGCGAGGCCTACGACAATGCACAGAAAGACGAAGTACTGCGCCTGGCCTACGTCGGCATTACGCGCGCGGTAAGCCGCTGCTACTGGTATGTGGAAAAGCCTGAAGGCCAGGCGGTGAATGTGCCAAGGGCGTCGGAGCGGGTAGATGGCAAGAAAGCATTCTTCGACGACCAACGCGGTTAA